The genomic segment GGAATGAACCAGCAGCTTCAACCGAGAGAGATGAGCCAAGGGCAGTGGAGGTGGGAAGTTCAGAGGGAACAACGACCCTAAGCAGAAAACTGTGGGGCAGGTACAGAAATCAACCCAGAGTCCACACAGTGCAGGAATGGGACTGAGGGCCTCAAGGATCCATCTGAGCCATAATGCAAAGGTCCCAGGTTCAAAGGAGGTAAACAGAGTTGAGAGCAGTCACTGGAGCCAGAGTGCCTGGATTCATACCCTGGCTCTACCACATACTAGTTGTGCACCTTTGGGTGTAATCTCTGTGTGTATTACTTTCTGTAGCTGGAGTTAAATAATATCCACTTTATAGGTAGGGTGGCCAGATGTCACAGTGTGCTTAGGACAGTCCCGTTTATGTTTGAAGATGAAACAGTCTTATAATAGTAATAtactaaaccaaacaaaacccattgttgtcgagtccatTTTGATTCACAGATACCCTAGAggactgagtaaaactgccccttaaTGTTGCCAGGACAGTAATCATCATGGAattaggctgccacatctttctaccgtggagtggctggtgggttcgaaccaccaaccgaCCATTCTATTAGCaggcaagtacttaaccactatgtcattaGGTCTTGTCATATAGTAAGTACCATATAATTGTTTGCCATTCTTGTTTTATTGAATTATGTTTAAAGCATGCTGTCccacagtaaaccaaaaacccactgctgtctagttgattctgactcatagcaacgctataggacgaagtacaattgccccatagggttttcaaggagcacctggtggattccaactgccaaacttttgattagcagccgtagctcttaaccactgcactattagggtcccatagtaggtgctcaataaatatttgccacACAAATACTGAACACCTGAGAAAACTTGACTCTTCTAGTTTCTGAAAATAATTGGTGGACCCTGAAAAAGTCCCTTTTAAGAAGTGAAAAAGTTGGGCCAGCAACACAAGTATTCTCAACTTTTCGGTTCTCTTATTTCTACTTGAGAAGGTTGGTTTGCAAATCATCTTTATCTGGGCTGAGCGATTATTATTTGATTCACCAGAAATGATCACCATCTGAGATGTGTGTAAACCTTGGCCTGTAAAGAAAACACAATTTCCTTCACGCTGAGCATGGTGACCATGATGTAgaggagttttgttgttgttgatgcaAAAATATGTTCAACACAACATTTGTCTTTTCAATGTTCTTCACGTGTACAATGTACTGACAGTAACTACATTAattatgttttaatttatgaGTAAGAAATTGCTGAGGAGCCCCTGTCCTAGCAGGTGACAGGGCAGGTACAGAACAACTGGGGACAAAGCAGAGCCCCATTGAGTCCTGTGCAAGAAGACAGTCTCCATTTCATTATCAGTGCCCTTCACTTGGCTTTGGAATAAAGGCAGCCAGGCCTAAACAACTGCATGAAAGGACACATGCAAGTAAATAtcctttttctctgtttctaGCCTCTTCCTAAGACAGTTTTGCCAGTGGCAACTTATGATCCTGCCAAATAATGGGCAGAAAGAGGTTACGAGTTATCCAGAGAGCAAACAATGCACTTGCAGGTAATTAAGAACTGACTCACCTCTTTGGCCCTCTCATCCAttcctttatttttctgaatttgagccaattttgttttcttgtctctcttttctcttcttaACCTGGGGTGGGCTTTCTAGCATATGATGCcattctcttcctctctttcacacTCTGTCTGCCCTCTTCTAGTTTACATAATTTTGCCAAGCGCCATCTACCCTCAGGGGTTCCACATTTGCTGTTTCCCCTGCAAAAAAGAGAGGTGCTCTTTCACAGATGTTCCCTTGGACATTACTGTCCATTCACCCAGCCTCAGCTAAAGCAGCACCTTGTCCAACAAGCTCTCCTCAACCTTCCTACGAAATGGTGTCCCCACTCTAGTCAGTTTCTATCACATCACTCTGCTTTTGTGGTTACTATGTTAGTCTTTGAAGAAAGTACCACTTTCCAATATCACTCACTTATTTATAAGCTGATTTGTTGTCTCCCTCATTAGAAAGTAAGCTCCACAAGAGCTAGGATACATTCAATCATGTACCTACAACCGAATCTATGGGTTAGGATTCTATAATCTACAGGATATAGCATGTGGCCAAGATCATAGGAGTACCTCCAGAGGAATTTGTTTAAGAGTGAAAGaaaggatggatgggtgggtggatggatagatggatggatagatgaatggaAATTCCCGTTTATTAAAGATTTCCATGTGCTAGGCTGTCACATAGAGGGTCTATAGTCCTTACAAAAACCAGCATAGTATCTTTAATACCTATTTTACGAAGGAGAAAAAGGAAGCTCAGAGAGACCTGCAATGTGTCTTGCCCAGAGGTACTTTGTGACGAACTGTTACATCCAATATTCAAATCTGCAACAGCGTAACCCAAATTCCAGTACGATTCCACCATTCAGCACTGCCTCTCCTAAGCAGTAAGTCACTCTAATTATTCACATTGTCCTTTTAAATTAGTGGAAGAAAAATCCTAAAACGCTAACAAAGGGACAAACAAAAGATTCTTAGATTTAGAGTGAATGGTGAAATTAAGTGAGGTATTCCTTATAAAAAAACTTTCAGTGGAAGATGAAAGTCACTAAGATTTCCACTAAAACTTAAAGCAACTTACTGAGAAAGAGATGTGCATGGGTGAGAGAAGCCTGCCTCCCAGCAGAGGTGAGGTATTACACCTAGTTCAGGTATTAtgttatacctgtggttatgaaGCTGTTCATATGTTAcagaagaaggaggagaaagagaaaaaggaggagaaggagcAGAGGAGCAGACCATAAAAACAATAACCATACAATCAACAATCATGACAATAGTACGTAGAGTTACATGTCATTATTGGGGTTCCATAATTGCCTTTGGGTCCTAAAATTTTTGTCCCGTTGGTTTTCTGCAAATACAGCACATGCTGTCTTGGTTCTCATTGTCATTATCTGGTCTAATGCCAGGTTTATTCTGTGGCCAGTTCTCTCATTTCTGAGAGGGATTAAGGTGGATACTGTGAGAATAAATAGAGAAGCTCTTCGTGCTCACACACACAGTGAGTTCCTTGATATCTGCCATATCTGAAGAATAACCAACAACAGCCACCTCAATCATGAAGCTGGTGATAGTTCTCATGCTGGTTGCCCTTTCCCCTTATTGGTATGCAGGTGAGTACTCTGGAGGGAGGGCAGGCTTTGAGCAAAGACTTGTTGCCTGGGCCTCTGTGGAAGACCTGCTGATGCTCAAGCTCCCGGACAGGTGAGCTCGGGTACAAATGGTCAGGGTAAAATAGACCTAAGGATCACCATTTCTAAAAAATCAGAGAAGTGGGCTTTACCTCTGTATTGAAGCTACATGTAGTTTGTCTTGTTGTCATTTGGGGTGTTTCACCATGATCACAGATACCACGAAACCCAGCATATATCTTGGATTGATGATTAGAATTACATATTTCAGTAGAGCAGGGCAGGATATGATCTGATGGTAGCATGGCTTTTGCATTCAGGTGGGTTTCCTCAAAGAGGCACTCATGAAGCATCCTTAAATACAGAAGGAAATGTGAAATTTCTCAGGAGAAAAGCCTCAGGCTGCAGTGTGTGGCCCAGGATCCAACACCAAGTGGGCCCCACTTGACCCATATTCCTGGAGTTGATCTGGACCCTTTTTACATGTCCTTTAGCTCTGAGTCCCTACTTTGTCAAAGCTGATTGGGGAGAAGATCTCACATTTTCTGGGGGTCTCCTTCCAGCAATGAAGATTAAGAGAAGGAAAAAGCCCTGGCAGCAGAAACTGATCATCAACAAGACTTCACATACAAAGTGTGCTTTTAATAATTTGCAGAGCTCTTTTGCATACTCTTCCTCATTTGTTCCCAAAGTGCGTGTAGATGGGTAAAATAGCAATATGCTCAAAGTCACCAATGAGATAGAAAATGGCAGAGCCAACGGTGAAACTCACCTCTTCTGAATTCAAATCCAGAGCTCTTTCCCTTAGGGTATAGGGGCGGCCACATGAGACCACATTACAAAAAATAACTTCTGATTTACATTCTTTGCTGTGCAGACAATAGGAAGAATCAACAGAGCTAATAGACAATATCTTGGAGCCAGGTATGTACTCTACTTGGATCCTAATCGATGCTCTGAATGATTTTAGTGAACGATCGCATGACATTGAATAATGAAAGATCAAATAATGTTTAACACGTTGTACCAAAGCAGAGCACTTTTTTCATAAGTGTCTTTGTTAACCAAGTTTGCATGGTGTTTGGCATCCCTGAACTGGTTAAAGGAGTGGCAGGACAGGCCAGGCTTAAAGGGCATCTCATATCTTATGTTTACTCTCTTGGGAGGAAGGAGTCTTCCTCAGAATTCAGAACTCTCGACCATGCGCATAATTTTTCTGAGTCTATGTCTTTATTGGGATATAAGACAATGACAAATATCACAAGTATACCTAAAAAGGGGTTCATACCGCTGGTAATAAACCCAATTTCTGATACTTTCTTTCCAGGGTCTGGCTGCCAACTTCTTGAGGGCGTGATTGACAAGACACTTGATCCTGAAGTGTCAAAAGATGAATACATAAAGTCTCTTCAAGAGTTCATAAAGAATATGGCACTGCACAAGCCATAGGGGAAGTCAAGCAGTATTAGCTCAGCCAGTCAAATGAAACTCTCGCCAACGTTGGTCAACGTGCTGGTGGTGATTTGGGTTTCTCCTTATGTGCTTTTGACAACACTGACCAAGGACAGAAAGGCTCTCATTTTGCCTCTAATAATGCCAAAGAAAGTGGTGAACGTGATCTTTTTTTAGATTTCTTAATTTAGTTGTGTGGTGAGTCTAATGACTTTGACATCAGGTAAGAAATCCAAGGCCCTAGGTCAGATCTGCCACTTCACTTTGTGAGTTCTTCAGTAAATGGtaacaaaaaaggcaaaaaagagtaAAGAAAGCTCAGGGGAAAGGCTTACCTATTCCTACCGGTTCCCCAGGTTAACCCtccgccgccccccccccgccaattttctatcaagagaaacaaatACCCGATTTTCTGAGGCTCCTCACTGACAGCAGGGATAAGCAGAGAAAGGTCCCTCTTTACACAAAACAAATAGTAGAAACTTTCTTAAGAACTTTTTCACATATTCAGAAAATATCATTTGGTAAGATtctatatattctaaatttaaagaatttaaaatgtaCTTAACAGTGATCAGGTTGGGTTAGCATGAATGATTGGAAATCATGGACCATGTAATTAACCACCCTatgaaatgagaaacacagaTCATGGCATGAATCCACCATGGATAAAGGAATTCTTTAAAACAGAAATCAATACTTATAACGAtgagcatttttttctaattataaatatatattggtTGAGGTTTTTTTTCTAGCATTTTGTTCTATACTTTAATGTTCCATTTCAAATATTTCAAGGTAGAAAATTCAGAAACATACTAAAAAGGCGTAATGACAAAAGTAAGGATCAAATGTAATTTGGGATGCTAggcattttttctttaaaacatgattttttttaatataaaaaacacAGTCTAGATGAATCACTCATAGTGTAACATTCCAGCATCTTATAAGCCACAAAGGTAATAGTGTTAGGCCTTAGACTGTTTTCACTATCACTAAATTTTAGGGCATATGGAAACTCCAAAACATCACATTGCCCTTTAATTGAGCTGAGATTTTAACAATTCTGTGTTGAAAAATTAACTTCAGAAATGGTCCAAATGAACTTGTCGTCTTTAGGAAATATTAAATGCAGCTTATTTATTGAGTAAGTTATTTCAAAAAATTGGAATCTCGAGAAAAAAGTGTTAAAGGAATCCCCGGTGGTAAGGATCAGAACTCACCAGCACTTCTTGGGCATCAGTAAATGGCTGCCGAATGCTAGAATGAATGACTGCAGCAGCCTGCTATCGCTTACGACTCTAACCTACTTGGATGCTAGATGTTTCTGGACAAGCTTAGAAAAATTAGGAGAAAAAAAGTTTTCTGATGTCAATATTTACTGTGCAGGAGAGAGTTGACAATCTAAGTGATGTCTCTGTTTTTGTTCTCCAGCAAGCCATATATGATAGCGCTCGGTGGAAGTTTTTTTACCTTTCCACTAGACTTTCAGGTGAGAGAATGGCCACAAACCGAATGACAATGATAGTAAACCCCAGCATTTCTTTCTATTATTCTGTCTTTTAAACTACAAACTGCAAGACAACTGTTGAAACCTTAAATACATTTTCCTATCACTAAACTAACTGCAGAAATGTAAAGCTTCTTTTCATTCTCCCATTAATATGTGGGCTTTAGAGGATCTCGTGTGCATGCTCGGCAAACACCCACACTGTTTGTTAAGAAACTCATGAGTTAGGGGTAAAGAATCAGAGAAGCACCTTCTTCCTTACCATCTGTAGACCACTCATTGGTGCCTCTCTGGATAGCGTTTTTCCTCCCTCATCACCGCCACCTCTCTGAAATCCTCAGATACTTATGGTCTGCAGGCCGGGTCAAGCTCAGAATCTCTGCTTCCACTACAGGCTTGATCTCCCGTCAGAGTCTTGCTTCCCATGACTAGTCTATTCTCTCTGCTCGCCTTATCTACTGGTGCAGGATCAGAACTGTGTTCAAGGAGCAAGTGATGCTGGTCTTAAATGGCTCTGAGACCTGTCACCGATTGCGTGAAGAACTCCATGGAGAGCTTGCACACTGTGGCAGCATCAGCTGTTGTATGTGATGGTCTACAAACCACTTACTCAGAGTGGGCAGACCCAGTACTCATTGTGGGTTGGGTCATAAAACACACCTTAACAAGTTTAAAGCAATTGAAATCTAACAGAGGACATTCTTTGACCAGAATGGATTTAAACAAAAAATCAACAGCAGAATGATATAAGGAAAATACATGTTGCTATCAGGTGCCGtcatgttggttccaactcatagcgaccctatgtacaagaaaacaaaccactgccctatcctgtgtcattctcacagtcattgttaagattgagcccattgttgcagccgctgtgtcaatccatcttggtgaagaagatcttcctctttttcgttggtCCTCTACAGGAAAATATCTAGCCACTTGCAAATGGAACAGCACATGCCTAAATAATAAATGTGTCATAAAATACTTTGTAAAACTGTGAGGGGAGACATGATAGCAATTTTGTTCAGCACTATATCCTCTTTTATAATAATCCAGTAAGCACTCAGGGAATAATAAATGAAGAATAGGTGAATAAATACCAGGAATTGGAGGCATTGTGGGAAACGCACTGggaacaaagcagcagcggaaaaaaacaaaaacaaaaacctggagCGATAGAGAGCAGTACGGAGGtaacgtgttgttgttaggtgccgtcgagtaggttctgacttatagcgaccctatggacaacagaatgaaacagtgcccagtcctgcgccatccttacaatcgttgttatgcttgagctcattgttgcagccactgtgtcaatccaccttgttgagggtctttctcttttctactgaccctgtactttgccaagcatgatgtccttctccagggactgatccctcctgacaacacgtccagaatatgtaagatgcagtctcaacattgttgcttctaaggagcattctggttgtacttcttccaagacagatttgttcattcttttggcagtccatggtatattcaatattcttcaccaacaccacaattcaaaggcgtcaactcttcttcggtcttccttattcattgtccagctttcacatgcatatgatgtgattgaaaatacaatggcttgggtcaggtgtgccttagtcttcaaggtgacatctttgcttttcaacactttaaagaagtcttttggagaagatttacccaatgcaatgggtcgtttgatttcttgactgctgcttccatggctgttgattgtgaatccaagtaaaacaaaatccttgacaacttcaatcttttctccgtttaccatgatgttgctcattggtccagttgtgaggatttttgttttctttatgttgaggtgcaatccgtactgaaggctgtggtctttgatcttcattagtaagtgcttgaagtctttttcactttcagcaagcaaggttgtgtcatctgcataatgcaagttactaatgagtcttcctccaatcctgatgccctgttcttcttcatatagtccagcttctcagattattttctcagcatatagattgaacaggtatggtgaaaggatacatccctgacacacacctttcctgattttaaaccactcagtatccccttgttctgtccgaacaactgtctcttgatctatgtaaagtttcctcatgagcacaattaagtgttctggaattcccattgtttccaatgttatccataacttgttatgatccacacagccgaatgccctttccatagtcaataataaaacacaggtaaaccggtattgtctgctttcagccaggatccatctgacatcagcaatgatattcctggttccacgtcctctgctgaaaccaacctgaatttctggctgttccctgtcgatatactgttgcagtcacttttgaatgatcttcagcaaaattttgcttgtgtgtgatattaatgatattgttctataatttctacattcagttggatcacctttcttgggaataggcataaatatggatctcttccagtcagttggccaggaagctgtcttccatatttcttggcatagacgagtgaacacttacagctctgcatccatttgttgaaacatctcaaacgaaattccatcaattcctggagccttgtttttcacctatgccttcagggcagcttggacttcttccttcagtaccatcggttcctgatcatatgcttcctcttgaaatggttgaacattgactaattctttttagtataatgactctgtgtattcttccaccttcttttgatgctttctgcgtcgtttaatattttccctatggaatccttcagtattgcaacttcaggcttgagtgttcttcccttttggttttctatctccagcttttggacatgtcgttataatactttgtcttcttgagccacactttgaaatcttctgttcagttcttttatttcatcatttctttcttttgctttagctgctcgatgttcatgagcaagtttcagagtctcctctgatgtccatctttgtcttttctttctttcctgtcttttcagtagcctcttgctttcttcatggatgatgtccttgcataactcatctggtgttcaatgcatcaaatctattcttgagatggcctctaaattcaggtgggatatactcaaggtcatattttggctcttgtggacttgctctggttttctttagtttcagcttgaacttgcataagagtaattgatggtctgttccacagtcagcccgtgGCCCtattctgactgacgatattgagcttttccattgtctctttccgcagatgtagtcggtttgattcctgtgtgttccatctggtgaggtctatgtgtatacccattcccattgccatcgagtcgattccgactcatagcaaccctataggacaggatagaactgccgaatagagtttccagggagcgcctggcatatttgaactgccgaccttttggttagcagccgtagcacttaaccactacaccatttaAGTTGGCCAAAGAAGGtatctgcagtgaagaagtcattggtcttgtaaaattctatcattctatctccagcatagtttctatcaccaaggccatgttttccaaataTTGATCCTTCTTATTTATTCCCAACTTTcccactccaatcaccagtaattatcagtgcatcctgattgcatgttcgatcaatttcagactgcagcagctgataaaaatgttctatttcttcatctttggccttagtggttggtgtgtaaatttgtataatagtcatattaactggccttccttgtaggcatatggatattaacccatcactgacggcattgtacttcaggatggaccttgaaatgttctttttgatgatgagtgcaacagcattcctcttcaagttgtcattcccagcatagaagactatatgatagtccaattcaaaatggccaatagcagtccatttcagctcattgatGCCTAAGATATCCATGTTtaggcattccatttcatttttgacgatttctaattttcctggattcatacttcatacgttccaggttctgattgttaatggatgtttgcagctgtttcttctcgttttcagttgtgccacatcagcaaatgaaggtcctgaaagctttactccattcacgtcattaaggtcgactctactttgaggaggcagctctttcccagtcatcttctgagtgccttccaacctggggggctcatcttccagcactgtatcagacaatgttctgctgctattcataaggttttcactggctaatgcttttcagaagtagactgccgggtctttcttcctagtctgtcttagtctggaagctcagctgaaacctgtcctctatgggtgaccctgctggtatctgaataccagcgacatagcttccagcatcacagcaacacacaagccccaaaagtatgacaaactgacagatacatagGGGAATGTAGTATAAGgggttgaaaattgacttgatggcacctaacaacaaaaatgtaacTAACATAGTGCCTGTAGGTTATGAACAGAAAAGGATAGGGGAAAAGGCCCTATGGAAATGTTTTTCCTGGTTTTCCTTTTCAATACAGTGCCCAAACACC from the Loxodonta africana isolate mLoxAfr1 chromosome 7, mLoxAfr1.hap2, whole genome shotgun sequence genome contains:
- the LOC100674945 gene encoding LOW QUALITY PROTEIN: mammaglobin-A (The sequence of the model RefSeq protein was modified relative to this genomic sequence to represent the inferred CDS: inserted 1 base in 1 codon; substituted 1 base at 1 genomic stop codon); amino-acid sequence: MKLVIVLMLVALSPYWYAGSGCQLLEGVIDKTLDPEVSKDEYIKSLQEFIXEYGTAQAIGEVKQYXLSQSNETLANVNPPPPPPRQFSIKRNKYPIF